The Kitasatospora sp. NBC_00374 genome has a segment encoding these proteins:
- a CDS encoding RHS repeat-associated core domain-containing protein has translation MAAPAYAVPASGGPLPAAPSAKAVKGVRNLNPKPGQAPGGEARKTYTPHATAWPKATSGSVHLAAPTDKSDGAKQTASGTPVWVQAAKPAAGAYQGPGEVGISVLDRQKSADLGISGVLFTVKPTTAGQGSVRVGVDYSTFAEAYGGNYASRLHLVSLPACALTTPEVPACRVQTPLTTQRDAKTASVSAEVDLGAAPTTATKTSTTEDSSRAISATWSAESTTALKASTTQAPQVLAATDSTGQEGGATGSYAATPLAPSGSWTGGGNSGSFTYSYPIGTPGASTSLTPKVSLGYDSATVDGKTASTQAQASWIGDGWSSPDSYIEQTFTSCADKPEGTASPSETNDECYAGPILSLSLNGASSALVWDAAQSVWKPVNDHGEKITHVTGANNGTGTYNTDYWTVADRSGTVYSFGLNQLPGWSAGKPVTNSVDSMPVYSAHPGDPCYNAAGFTSSVCTMAYKWHLDYAKDVHGQAMSYWYNQDTNYYGQNNGASNTKYVRDSYLARIDYGFNDGGAFGTVPDQVAFTTGARCTAATCDPISASNAGTQYPDVPFDLICNSGATCTSHSPAFFSTVRLKQITTSQYSVPAGTYLPVDTYDLTQSEPPTGDGTSPTLWLASVVRTGKDTTGGGSGSPIALPPTVFGGTTMQNRVDTTNFPGMFRYRLTSITGELGTVTGISYGLPNPCTPASIASANPSTNTASCYPVNWTPPFYSAPITDWFQKYAVTQVLEADQTGGATTKATTYSYGGGAAWHYDDNEVVQPKYRTWGQFRGYATVTTYAGDGANDRKTKNTASYHRGMDGDYLTPTSTRTVTLTDSQGGTHTDSDQLSGSQLESTAYKGDTGAVENLTITSYWISPATATRNRTGLPALKATTVKDAETYTRQAVTSGGATTWRVGETDNTYITDPADVNFGLPTASYSHTVPAVAAYDRCTTSTYAPANTALNLIGLVASQESVSVACGGFTQGAIASVPAGYNTLTAPATVNRPSQVITATRTSYDDPTFNTAFPQSAPPTVGNPTMVRTAVDHSGGAYSWVTSKRTTYDTYGRPLVAYDANGNATTTAYTVDTVGLTTGSTVTNARNQSVRTALAPARRLTIAATDANGVTATGQSDALGRLTAVWTNSRTSPAPANIKYTYTVSSTGLSGVTTDKLNEQLGYATSVTVYDSLGRVRQTQTPTPQGGRMVTESFYDSRGWVRKQNNAYWDSGTLPNLALASVQDSQIPNQQVTTYDGLGRAVRTDSLKYAAVQETTTTVYGGDRTTVVPPAGGTVKTTVTDPLGRTTELDDYTARPTLTPPADTFTGTYTLSGGTSQAITYGFDGHGKQNTVAANGSTWTTTYNLLGQATAKNDPDAGNSTMQYDPAGNLIQTTDSRGKTVSSTYDVLNRKTATYTAPVTGQTDANKIAAWVYDNDNNAVASMGYPIGHATTTTSYSGGAAYVTQSLGFNKFGESLGDTITIPSATEGTQLGKNYTFKHDYTTNTGLPYSDVSPLGAGLPAETVLHSYATALDLPNGLATASYGYAQGTTYDAYGRVNQTTLGALGNLGFITNTYDDHTGRLTDQLVSRATTGSPASDVDKQHYDYDKAGNITRQVSTRLGATSETQCYGYDQLDRLTQAWTATDSCATAPTGAAHSQVGDAISGGAYWTDWAFDALGNRTSQTEHSTTGGADTSTAYTYNGNGTGQAHTLTSTSANSIYQYDTAGNTTTRTTPATGTQTLTWDDAGRLTTITGGTTGNSSYVYGADGQVLLQKDTGTTTLYLPGQQITLNTTTSTLTGTRYYPLPGGGTTVRTGTGTNYRFEIADPHGSAGLVLDYTCQTPTWRQFTPYGAPRGTPATWPDNRGFLNAPTSAASNLTTLGARQYDPVTGRFISPDPLFDAADAQQLGGYNYAGSNPIGKSDPTGLIATTSHCLDTCNAVDRPRMQSGLSEEARNEEKKAQVGAVKSKLKLSLAKQIKGDSAISSCKGFSLIEGNCAPLAHYYGQLSAPNYPAGFSDALNRLDPYDLANMWALEVGGAYHDLYFGPNSNIVRQLATDDHNISLLYKIAKQYKSKPSHFDPDAPWISASRPGSWMDGISLLTNGAIGTNDADAILGSYTEEYQVLQVDSKNRTVTVNIRASNSTTWVSFCHDHACGETHDSTSGVGATIVQHYNWTQTISFDVKEHGER, from the coding sequence GTGGCAGCGCCCGCCTACGCCGTCCCCGCGAGCGGAGGGCCGCTACCCGCGGCGCCGTCCGCCAAGGCGGTCAAGGGCGTTCGCAACCTCAACCCGAAACCGGGCCAGGCGCCGGGCGGGGAAGCCCGCAAGACCTACACCCCGCACGCCACCGCCTGGCCCAAGGCCACCAGCGGCAGTGTGCACCTCGCCGCCCCCACGGATAAGTCCGACGGCGCGAAGCAGACGGCGAGTGGTACCCCGGTGTGGGTCCAGGCCGCCAAGCCCGCTGCCGGCGCCTACCAGGGGCCCGGTGAGGTCGGCATCAGCGTGCTGGACCGTCAGAAGTCGGCCGACCTCGGCATCTCCGGCGTGCTCTTCACCGTCAAGCCCACCACCGCAGGGCAGGGCAGCGTCAGGGTCGGCGTCGACTACTCCACCTTCGCAGAGGCCTACGGAGGCAACTACGCCTCCCGCCTCCACCTGGTCTCACTGCCGGCCTGCGCACTGACCACGCCCGAGGTACCCGCCTGCCGGGTCCAGACACCGCTCACCACCCAGCGGGACGCGAAGACGGCATCCGTGTCGGCCGAGGTCGACCTCGGCGCCGCCCCCACCACTGCCACCAAGACCTCCACCACGGAGGACTCGAGCCGGGCAATTTCCGCCACCTGGTCCGCCGAGAGCACGACCGCTCTGAAGGCGTCCACCACGCAAGCACCGCAGGTGCTGGCCGCCACGGACTCCACCGGCCAGGAGGGCGGCGCGACCGGCAGCTACGCCGCCACCCCTCTCGCGCCGAGCGGCAGCTGGACGGGTGGTGGGAACAGTGGCTCGTTCACCTACTCCTACCCCATCGGGACCCCCGGCGCCTCGACCTCGCTGACGCCGAAGGTCTCACTGGGCTACGACTCGGCCACCGTGGACGGCAAGACCGCCTCCACCCAGGCCCAGGCCTCCTGGATCGGCGACGGCTGGTCCTCCCCGGACTCCTACATCGAGCAGACCTTCACCTCCTGCGCCGACAAGCCGGAAGGCACCGCGTCCCCGTCCGAGACCAACGACGAGTGCTACGCCGGCCCGATTCTGAGCCTGTCGCTCAACGGCGCGTCGTCGGCGCTCGTATGGGACGCGGCGCAGTCCGTGTGGAAGCCGGTCAACGACCACGGCGAGAAGATCACCCACGTCACCGGCGCCAACAACGGCACCGGCACGTACAACACCGACTACTGGACGGTCGCCGACCGCTCCGGCACGGTGTACTCCTTCGGCCTCAACCAGCTGCCCGGCTGGAGCGCCGGCAAGCCGGTGACTAACTCGGTCGACTCCATGCCGGTGTACTCCGCGCACCCGGGCGACCCCTGCTACAACGCCGCGGGCTTCACGTCGTCGGTGTGCACGATGGCCTACAAGTGGCACCTGGACTACGCCAAGGACGTCCACGGCCAGGCCATGTCCTACTGGTACAACCAGGACACCAACTACTACGGCCAGAACAACGGCGCCTCCAACACCAAGTACGTCCGCGACTCCTACCTGGCGCGGATCGACTACGGGTTCAACGACGGCGGCGCCTTCGGCACCGTCCCCGACCAGGTGGCGTTCACCACCGGCGCGCGCTGCACCGCGGCGACCTGCGATCCGATCTCGGCGTCGAACGCGGGCACCCAGTACCCGGACGTGCCGTTCGACCTGATCTGCAACAGCGGGGCGACCTGCACCTCGCACTCGCCGGCCTTCTTCTCCACCGTGCGACTCAAGCAGATCACCACCAGCCAGTACTCCGTCCCGGCGGGCACGTACCTGCCGGTGGACACCTACGACCTGACGCAGTCCGAACCGCCGACCGGTGACGGCACCTCGCCCACCCTGTGGCTGGCCTCCGTCGTCCGCACCGGCAAGGACACCACCGGCGGCGGCTCCGGCAGCCCGATCGCCCTGCCGCCCACCGTCTTCGGCGGCACCACGATGCAGAACCGGGTCGACACCACCAACTTCCCCGGAATGTTCCGCTACCGCCTCACCTCCATCACCGGAGAGCTCGGCACGGTCACCGGCATCTCCTACGGCCTGCCCAACCCCTGCACCCCCGCCTCCATCGCCTCCGCGAACCCGTCCACCAACACTGCCTCCTGCTATCCGGTGAACTGGACGCCGCCGTTCTACAGCGCACCGATCACCGACTGGTTCCAGAAGTACGCCGTCACCCAGGTCCTCGAAGCCGACCAGACCGGCGGCGCCACCACCAAGGCCACCACCTACAGCTACGGCGGCGGCGCGGCCTGGCACTACGACGACAACGAGGTCGTCCAGCCCAAGTACCGCACCTGGGGGCAGTTCCGCGGCTACGCCACCGTCACCACCTACGCCGGTGACGGAGCCAACGACCGCAAGACCAAGAACACCGCCAGCTACCACCGCGGCATGGACGGGGACTATCTGACCCCGACCTCCACCCGCACCGTCACCCTCACCGACTCCCAGGGGGGCACGCACACCGACAGCGACCAGCTGTCCGGCAGCCAGCTGGAATCCACCGCCTACAAGGGCGACACCGGCGCCGTCGAGAACCTGACCATCACGTCCTACTGGATCTCACCGGCCACCGCGACCCGCAACCGCACCGGCCTGCCTGCCCTGAAGGCCACCACCGTCAAGGACGCCGAGACCTACACCCGGCAGGCCGTCACCTCCGGCGGAGCCACCACCTGGCGTGTCGGCGAGACGGACAACACCTACATCACCGACCCGGCCGACGTGAACTTCGGCCTGCCGACGGCGAGCTACAGCCACACCGTCCCGGCCGTCGCCGCCTACGACCGCTGCACCACCTCCACCTACGCCCCAGCGAACACCGCCCTCAACCTGATCGGCCTGGTGGCCTCCCAGGAGAGCGTGTCCGTGGCCTGCGGCGGCTTCACCCAGGGCGCCATCGCCTCCGTCCCGGCCGGATACAACACCCTGACCGCACCTGCCACGGTCAACCGCCCGTCGCAGGTGATCACCGCGACCCGCACCTCCTACGACGACCCCACCTTCAACACCGCCTTCCCGCAGAGCGCGCCACCGACCGTCGGCAACCCCACCATGGTGCGCACGGCCGTCGACCACAGTGGAGGCGCCTACAGCTGGGTGACCAGCAAGCGCACCACCTACGACACCTACGGTCGACCGCTGGTCGCCTACGACGCCAACGGGAACGCGACCACCACCGCCTACACGGTCGACACCGTCGGCCTGACCACCGGCAGCACGGTCACCAACGCCAGGAACCAGAGCGTCAGGACGGCCCTGGCACCGGCCCGCAGACTCACCATCGCCGCAACCGATGCCAACGGCGTCACCGCGACCGGCCAGTCCGACGCACTCGGCCGACTCACCGCCGTGTGGACCAACAGCCGCACCAGCCCGGCGCCGGCCAACATCAAGTACACCTACACCGTCTCCAGCACGGGCCTGTCCGGTGTCACCACTGACAAGCTGAACGAGCAGCTCGGTTATGCGACGTCGGTGACGGTCTACGACTCGCTGGGCCGGGTGCGGCAGACGCAGACGCCGACGCCGCAGGGCGGCCGGATGGTCACCGAGTCGTTCTACGACTCCCGCGGCTGGGTCCGCAAGCAGAACAACGCCTACTGGGACTCCGGGACGCTGCCCAACCTTGCGCTGGCCTCGGTGCAGGACTCGCAGATCCCCAACCAGCAGGTCACCACGTACGACGGCCTCGGCCGCGCGGTCAGGACCGACTCCCTGAAGTACGCGGCGGTGCAGGAGACCACGACCACCGTCTACGGGGGTGACCGCACCACCGTGGTGCCGCCGGCCGGCGGCACCGTGAAGACCACCGTCACCGATCCGCTGGGCCGCACTACTGAGCTCGACGACTACACCGCGCGCCCGACCCTCACCCCGCCCGCCGACACGTTCACCGGCACCTACACCCTCTCCGGTGGCACCAGCCAGGCCATCACCTACGGCTTCGACGGCCACGGCAAGCAGAACACCGTCGCCGCCAACGGCTCCACCTGGACCACCACCTACAACCTGCTCGGCCAGGCCACCGCCAAGAACGACCCCGACGCCGGCAACAGCACCATGCAGTACGACCCCGCCGGCAACCTGATCCAGACCACCGACTCCCGCGGCAAGACCGTCAGCTCCACCTACGACGTCCTCAACCGCAAGACCGCCACCTACACGGCACCGGTGACCGGCCAGACGGACGCGAACAAGATCGCCGCCTGGGTTTACGACAACGACAACAACGCGGTCGCCTCGATGGGCTACCCGATCGGCCACGCCACCACGACGACGTCGTACAGCGGCGGCGCCGCCTACGTGACCCAGTCCCTCGGCTTCAACAAGTTCGGCGAATCCCTCGGCGACACCATCACCATCCCGTCCGCGACCGAGGGCACGCAGCTCGGCAAGAACTACACGTTCAAGCACGACTACACCACCAACACCGGCCTGCCCTACAGCGACGTCTCCCCCCTCGGAGCGGGCCTGCCGGCCGAGACCGTCCTGCACTCCTACGCCACCGCCCTCGACCTCCCGAACGGGCTTGCGACTGCCAGCTACGGCTACGCGCAGGGCACCACCTACGACGCCTACGGCCGGGTCAACCAGACCACCCTCGGCGCGCTGGGCAACCTCGGCTTCATCACCAACACCTACGACGACCACACCGGCCGCCTGACCGACCAGCTCGTCTCCCGCGCCACCACCGGAAGCCCCGCCAGCGACGTCGACAAGCAGCACTACGACTACGACAAGGCCGGCAACATCACCCGCCAGGTCTCCACCCGGCTCGGTGCGACCTCCGAGACCCAGTGCTACGGCTACGACCAGCTCGACCGTCTCACCCAGGCCTGGACCGCCACCGACTCCTGCGCCACCGCCCCGACTGGTGCCGCGCACTCCCAGGTCGGTGACGCGATCAGCGGCGGCGCCTACTGGACGGACTGGGCGTTCGACGCGCTGGGCAACCGCACCAGCCAGACCGAGCACTCCACCACCGGTGGAGCCGACACCTCCACCGCCTACACCTACAACGGAAACGGCACCGGCCAGGCGCACACCCTGACCTCCACCAGCGCCAACAGCATCTACCAGTACGACACCGCGGGCAACACCACCACCCGCACCACCCCCGCCACCGGCACCCAGACCCTCACCTGGGACGACGCCGGCCGCCTCACCACGATCACCGGCGGCACCACCGGCAACTCCTCCTACGTCTACGGCGCCGACGGCCAGGTCCTCCTCCAGAAGGACACCGGCACCACCACCCTCTACCTGCCCGGCCAGCAGATCACCCTCAACACCACCACCAGCACCCTCACCGGCACGCGGTACTACCCGCTGCCCGGCGGCGGCACCACCGTCCGCACCGGCACCGGCACCAACTACCGCTTCGAAATAGCCGACCCCCACGGCAGCGCCGGCCTCGTCCTCGACTACACCTGCCAGACGCCGACCTGGCGCCAGTTCACCCCCTACGGCGCACCCCGCGGCACACCGGCCACCTGGCCCGACAACCGCGGCTTCCTCAACGCCCCCACCTCCGCCGCCAGCAACCTCACCACCCTCGGCGCCCGCCAGTACGACCCGGTCACCGGCCGCTTCATCAGCCCCGACCCGCTCTTCGATGCCGCTGATGCCCAACAGCTCGGCGGCTACAACTACGCCGGCAGCAACCCCATCGGCAAGAGCGACCCCACCGGACTAATAGCTACAACTTCACACTGCCTCGATACCTGCAACGCCGTGGATCGCCCGCGCATGCAGTCTGGTCTATCCGAGGAAGCCAGGAATGAGGAGAAGAAAGCTCAGGTCGGAGCGGTCAAGTCGAAACTCAAGCTCTCTCTCGCAAAACAAATCAAGGGCGACTCGGCGATATCAAGCTGCAAGGGTTTTAGCCTGATCGAAGGAAATTGCGCACCACTCGCCCACTACTATGGTCAGCTGAGCGCGCCCAACTATCCGGCAGGGTTTTCTGATGCCCTCAATAGGCTCGATCCATACGATCTCGCAAACATGTGGGCGCTGGAGGTCGGCGGCGCATACCATGACCTCTACTTCGGCCCAAATTCAAACATTGTGCGCCAGCTCGCGACCGACGACCACAACATTTCCCTGCTCTATAAAATAGCCAAGCAGTATAAGTCGAAGCCATCCCACTTCGACCCCGACGCCCCGTGGATTTCGGCAAGTCGGCCCGGAAGCTGGATGGATGGGATTTCGTTGCTTACGAATGGCGCAATTGGAACCAATGATGCCGATGCGATACTTGGCTCATACACTGAGGAATATCAAGTCCTCCAGGTGGATTCCAAGAATCGAACGGTCACTGTTAATATTAGGGCATCGAATTCCACAACCTGGGTGTCATTCTGCCATGACCACGCCTGCGGGGAAACGCATGACTCGACCTCCGGTGTCGGTGCCACGATCGTCCAGCACTACAATTGGACTCAGACCATCTCATTTGACGTAAAGGAGCATGGCGAGCGATGA
- a CDS encoding transposase produces MWVRDRLDGLWHDEDFAGWYPRDGRPGLSPAQLGTVCVLQFLLGLSDRQAAEAVRCRIDFKYSLAMDLNDPGFHHSVLTDFRERLTQDDGILIVPP; encoded by the coding sequence ATGTGGGTACGGGACCGGCTGGACGGGCTGTGGCACGACGAGGACTTCGCCGGCTGGTACCCGCGCGACGGCCGTCCCGGTCTCTCGCCCGCCCAGCTGGGCACCGTCTGCGTGCTGCAGTTCCTGCTCGGACTGTCGGACCGTCAGGCAGCCGAAGCGGTCCGCTGCCGCATCGACTTCAAGTACTCCCTGGCCATGGATCTGAACGATCCCGGCTTCCACCACAGCGTGCTGACCGACTTCCGCGAGCGCCTCACCCAGGACGACGGAATCCTGATAGTCCCGCCATGA
- a CDS encoding acyltransferase family protein — translation MFIYHSGQICRVPYLGDYTLYGDSGVAFFFVLSGFVLAWSFSDETRMRVFYWRRLVRIWPALVVSVAFAYVALHQVWSVAHQDVFLAVSLLQAWHPNVLLTGNPVSWSLSAEAFFYLIFPFVIRPIIKAKPVVLAALAALLVGLDLGFRKWAFDYYLPHHNDTFHLLVVLRIPPYRALEFLLGIVVAAAMLRGWRPRIPMSVALLLVAADVYAIKWAMDQQLLGMFWWNQLMTPAFAVLIISAAGRDLAGKRSVFRSRSLVALGTWSYAFYLIHLTVMKWLEPHVKMVQGERWQNLVPLWTFLSVAVVLSWLCYRFIEHPADKWLRRIGPKNPRRPAVHAVRVPAPGPLPEPAAATPVAQGAAAGGQ, via the coding sequence GTGTTCATCTACCACAGCGGGCAGATATGCCGGGTCCCCTATCTCGGTGACTACACCCTCTACGGAGACTCCGGGGTGGCGTTCTTCTTCGTACTGTCGGGCTTCGTGCTGGCCTGGTCGTTCTCCGACGAGACCAGGATGCGGGTGTTCTACTGGCGCCGGCTGGTGCGCATCTGGCCCGCCCTGGTGGTGAGCGTGGCCTTCGCCTATGTGGCGCTGCACCAGGTGTGGTCGGTCGCCCACCAGGACGTGTTCCTCGCCGTGAGCCTGCTGCAGGCATGGCACCCCAACGTGCTGCTGACCGGCAACCCGGTGTCCTGGTCGCTGTCGGCGGAGGCGTTCTTCTATCTGATCTTCCCCTTCGTCATCCGCCCGATCATCAAGGCCAAGCCGGTCGTCCTGGCCGCGCTGGCCGCGCTGCTGGTCGGTCTGGACCTGGGTTTCCGCAAGTGGGCGTTCGACTACTACCTCCCGCACCACAACGACACCTTCCACCTCCTGGTGGTGCTGCGCATTCCGCCGTACCGGGCCCTGGAGTTCCTGCTCGGCATCGTGGTGGCAGCCGCGATGCTCAGGGGCTGGCGGCCGCGCATTCCGATGAGCGTCGCGCTGCTGCTGGTCGCGGCCGACGTCTACGCCATCAAGTGGGCCATGGACCAGCAACTGCTCGGAATGTTCTGGTGGAACCAGCTGATGACCCCGGCCTTCGCGGTGCTCATCATCTCCGCCGCGGGGCGGGACCTCGCCGGGAAGCGCTCCGTGTTCCGTTCCCGCTCGCTGGTGGCACTGGGGACCTGGTCGTACGCCTTCTACCTGATCCACCTCACCGTGATGAAGTGGCTGGAGCCCCACGTCAAGATGGTGCAGGGCGAGCGCTGGCAGAACCTGGTGCCCCTGTGGACCTTCCTGTCCGTGGCGGTCGTGCTGTCGTGGCTCTGCTACCGCTTCATCGAGCATCCCGCGGACAAGTGGCTGCGGCGGATCGGCCCGAAGAACCCCCGCCGGCCTGCCGTGCACGCGGTGCGCGTGCCGGCCCCGGGCCCGCTGCCCGAACCCGCGGCCGCCACCCCGGTGGCCCAGGGGGCAGCCGCGGGCGGCCAGTAG
- a CDS encoding transposase yields the protein MATTSAATNDAQALPGIHSRWERRGLLPAEHLVDGGYTSLVHLERAAREHQVTVSRPLPDNPTSQHRRNEGFDRDDFHIDFDRRQVTCPNGQVSAGWHGPYPTSSPTAAPLIVARFTTSQCQPCPDRPRCTNSRARNVGFPPRELRDLQVRVRAEQQTPHWKARYAVRSGVEGTINEFAHGHGMRRCRYRGSLGGPAHTRHRLPARAHVPAGGGGLHGGSVAPVLRRPCPRGAGGAGPAPVTRKGRNAEGHGQLRPWMAWAAR from the coding sequence GTGGCCACTACCTCCGCCGCCACCAACGATGCCCAGGCCCTGCCCGGCATCCACAGCCGCTGGGAGCGTCGCGGACTACTGCCCGCCGAGCACCTGGTCGATGGCGGCTACACCTCCCTGGTCCACCTGGAGCGAGCCGCCCGCGAACACCAGGTCACCGTCAGCAGACCACTCCCGGACAACCCCACCAGCCAACATCGCCGGAACGAGGGCTTCGACCGGGACGACTTCCACATCGACTTCGACCGCCGACAAGTCACCTGCCCGAACGGCCAGGTCAGCGCCGGCTGGCACGGCCCCTACCCGACCTCCTCACCCACCGCGGCACCCTTGATCGTGGCGCGGTTCACCACGAGCCAGTGCCAGCCGTGTCCGGACCGGCCCCGCTGCACGAACTCCCGAGCCCGCAACGTGGGCTTTCCCCCACGAGAACTCCGCGACCTGCAAGTCCGCGTCCGCGCCGAGCAGCAGACGCCCCACTGGAAGGCCCGCTACGCGGTCCGCTCCGGAGTGGAAGGCACCATCAACGAGTTCGCCCACGGCCATGGCATGCGCCGCTGCCGCTACCGTGGCAGCCTCGGCGGCCCCGCCCACACACGCCACCGCCTGCCAGCACGTGCTCACGTGCCGGCAGGCGGTGGTGGACTTCATGGAGGAAGTGTCGCGCCGGTCCTGCGGCGGCCGTGCCCCCGGGGTGCGGGCGGGGCAGGACCGGCGCCGGTGACCCGAAAAGGGCGGAACGCCGAAGGGCACGGGCAGCTCAGGCCGTGGATGGCCTGGGCTGCCCGGTGA
- a CDS encoding helicase associated domain-containing protein, protein MALRAHDAAAVERLALPQSETRPPREPKHAGEPDEFRSAGGEAQLLQFSTQRDPAVIAAFVRTRVLEPERAEFRRGLEELLAYKEKFDDVRVPYAYVAPSGHRLGVWVADQRRYKAADVLDSERVKELDALGMVWSAFDTAFTDNLAAVAGYSAEHGHACPPNEAVWSGRPVGVIMKNARTAQRRTEALVL, encoded by the coding sequence ATGGCGCTGCGCGCACACGACGCGGCCGCCGTCGAGCGCCTGGCCCTGCCCCAGTCCGAGACCCGGCCCCCGCGTGAGCCGAAGCACGCCGGGGAGCCGGACGAGTTCCGCTCCGCCGGCGGAGAGGCGCAGCTGCTCCAGTTCTCCACCCAGCGGGATCCGGCGGTGATCGCGGCGTTCGTGCGGACCCGGGTGCTGGAGCCGGAGCGGGCCGAGTTCCGGCGGGGCCTGGAAGAGCTCCTCGCCTACAAGGAGAAGTTCGACGACGTCCGGGTGCCCTACGCCTACGTCGCGCCGTCCGGGCACCGGCTCGGGGTGTGGGTGGCCGACCAGCGCCGCTACAAGGCCGCCGACGTCCTCGACTCGGAGCGCGTCAAGGAACTGGACGCGCTCGGGATGGTGTGGTCTGCATTCGACACCGCCTTCACCGACAACCTCGCCGCGGTGGCCGGGTACTCGGCCGAGCACGGGCACGCCTGCCCGCCGAACGAGGCCGTCTGGAGTGGCAGGCCGGTCGGGGTCATCATGAAGAACGCCCGCACCGCGCAGCGCCGCACCGAGGCCCTAGTGCTGTGA